CGCCATGCCGCGCCGCACCGGACTGCCGGGCGCCGGGCACCCCTCCCCCGGTGCGCAGCACCTCGTACTCCTCCGGATGCACCCTCCTCGTCACCCTCCGGAACTCGGTCGTCGTGCCCGGCCACACCGTCGTGTTGCGCCCGTTGGCGTCGAGGTACCAGCTGTCGCAGCCGCCGGTGTTCCATACGGTGCGCTTCATCCGTTCCTGCACCCGCGCGTTCCACTGCTTCACGGCGGACGGGCGCGCGTCGAGCGCGACGCGGCCGCCGGGCTTGCCGAGGCGGCCGAGTTGGCGGACGAAGTCGGCCATGTAGGTGAGCTGCGCCTCGATGATGAGGATCATCGAGCTGTTGCCGAGGCCGGTGTTGGGGCCGATGATCGTCAGCAGGTTCGGGAACCCGGCCGCGCTGGCGCCGCGCAGCGCCTCCATACCGCCGCTCCACGCCTCCGCGAGGGTGGTGCCGTCACGCCCCTTGATGCGGTCGGCGATGGGCATGTCGGTGACGTGGAAGCCGGTGCCGAAGATGATCGCGTCGGCCTCGGTCCCGGTGCCGTCGGCGGCCACGAGGGTCGAGCCGCGTACCTCCTTCAGACCGGAGGCCACGACGTCGACGTTGGGCTGGGCGAGCGCCGGATAGTAGTCGTTGGACAGCAGGATCCGCTTGCAGCCGATGCGGTAGCCGGGGGTGAGCTTGCGGCGCAGTTCGGGGTCCTTGATGGCCCGGCCCAGGTTCCGCTTGGCCAGCCCCTCCACGAATCCCAGCTCATGGGGGTGTTTGGTGAAAGCCCCCACCTGGAGCTCGCGGATGCCCCACAGGATGCCGCGGCGCAGCTTCGCGGTCGCGGGTACGCGCGCGTGCAGCCACCGCTCGGGGCCGCTGATGGCGCGGTCCACCCGCGGCAGCACCCACGGCGGGGTGCGCTGGAAGACGGTGAGCCGGGAGACCTCCGGCTGGATGGACGGCACGATCTGGATGGCGGAGGCGCCGGTGCCGACCACGGCGACGCGCTTGCCGCCCAGCGGCACGTCGTGGTCCCAGCGCGCGGAGTGGAAGACCTTGCCGGGGAACGTGTCGAGGCCGGGGATGTCCGGGACCTTCGGGTCGGAGAGCGGGCCGGTCGCGGAGACCACGACGTCGGCGGCGAGTTCGCCGCGCGCCGTGTCGATCTCCCAGCGCAGCTCGTCGTCGTCCCAGCGGATGGCGCGTACCTCGTGGTCGAAGCGGATGTGCTGCCGTATGCCGAAGACGTCGGCGACCTGCTCCAGGTAGTCGCGGATGTGCCGCTGCCCCGAGAAGGTGCGCGGCCACTCGGCGTTGGGCGCGAAGGAGAACGAGTAGAGGTGGGAGGGGACGTCGCAGGCGCAGCCCGGGTAGCTGTTGTCCCGCCAGGTGCCGCCGAGCGTGCTCGCGCGCTCCAGCACGACGAAGTCCGTGATCCCCTCCCGGCGCAGCCGTACGGCGGCGCCCAGGCCGCCGAAGCCGGAGCCGATCACCGCCACCCTGACGTGTTCACGCGTCATCGCCGTCGTCCTCCCAGCCGTGGAGTCGATTGCGCCAGCATTCACTGGCACGATGAGAGCGTAGGCCCAGTCCTTACCGATGGGTAGGGGGCCGGCGAGATCGACTTCCGCCCTGCGGCGGGGTGTCGGCGGCAGGTCCTACCCTGGTGGTCGGGGCGTACGGCACGGACCTGCGGGGACGGAAGAAGACCGGTCGAAGACCGGCGGAGGGGACGGACGGTGGGACGCGAATACCGGACGGAGGAGCTGGCCGAGCGCGCCGGCATCACCGTCCGCACCCTGCGCTTCTACCGCGAGCGCAAGCTCCTCCAGCCACCGCGCCGCGAGGGCCGTATCGCCTGGTACGGGGAGGGTCACCTGTCCCGGCTGCGGACGATCGCCGCGCTGCTGGACCGCGGGCACACCCTCGGCGGCATCGCCGAGTTGATCTCCGCCTTCGAGAGCGGCCGGGACGTGCGGGGCGCGGCCGAGCTGCTCGGCCTGGAGGAGACGCTGACCAAGCCGTGGTCGGAGGAGACCCCGGTGCGCATCACGCCGGAGGAGCTGGCCGACCGGTTCGCGGGCGAGGTGTCGCCGGAGAACCTGGCGACGTCCATCGACATGGGGTATGTCGCCGTGGAGGGCGAGGAGTTCATCCACGTCAGCAGGCGGCTGCTGGACGCCTCGTCGAAGCTGGTGGCCAGGGGCGTGCCGCTGGCCGCCGTGCTCGCCGCCGCCCGCGAGGTGCGCGCCCACGCCGACGACCTGGCCGAGCTGTTCACCGCGCTCATACGGGCGCACGTGCTGGCCGACGTGATGGAGACGCCGGCGGGCGAGCTGACGGGTGAGCAGGTGGAGCGGCTGACGGACGCGCTGGAGCAGTTGCGGCCGGTGTCGATGGATGTGCTGGAGGCGGAGGTGGCCATGGCGATGGACCGGCGGGTGCGCAAGGAGTTCGAGGAGTGGAAGCGCACGCGCGCCGGGTCCACCGCCGAGGAGCCGGAGGGCTGACCGGCCGGTCCGGCACCGGCGTTCGGGGGCCCCGGCACTCGGCCGCGGGCGGCACGTCGCCGGAGGCCAGGTCCGGAGCCGTGGCGCCGCCGCGGCGCGACCGGGCCCGGTCACGGGGCCCGGCGGGCGTTCACCGGGGTTCCGGCAGCCACCAACGGGCCTTGTAGATCCCGCTGTCGGGCAGCTTGAACGCGCCCTCCGGGTTGTGGGCCGACACCGTCGTCGTCCACCACGTCTTGCCGAGGCCCGGCTCCGGGACGGTCGTGGCGACCCGGCCGCTGCCCGGCACGTCGCTGACCGCCTTCACGCTGCGCCTGCTGATCTGCGCGGCGCCGGCGAAGTCCTGGCTGAACTCACGCCGGGCGATGTCGTACTGGTACACCCCGTAGTTGGTGGTCAGCCACAGCCGGCCGGGGCGGCTCGCGACGAGGCTGAGGTCGTGCCCGCCGGCCCGCACGCCGTCGGGGTGCGGCAGCGCGGCGCTGTCGACACGGGTGAGCGTGGGCGCGGCGGGGGTGCCGCCGACCCTGAGGGCGATCAGCTCGTCGTAGCCTATGGCCCACAGCAGGCCGTTCCTGGTGTCCCACTGCAGCCCGTGCGCGTCGTCGAAGCGGTATTCGAAGTACGTGGCGGTCGCCGGGCCCTGCGAGGCGGCGTAGAGGCGGATGGTGTCGCCCGTGCTGCCGGCGACGGCCACGTTGCCGTCGGGGAGCAGCTCGACGCTGTGCGGGTTGACCGAGTCCGTACCGCCGGCGAGGGCACCGGCCCAGTAGCGCCGTCCCGTGGGCACCTCGACGACGGCGGCGAAGCCGAACGAGGCGCTGGTGAGCAGGTACGTACGGCCCTTGTGACGGCGGGCCTTGGCCTCGTCGACGTACGTCCAGCTCGCCTGCGGGACCAGGTCCGCGTACCGCTCGTCGCCCTCCGGCGAGAACGCCCAGCGCACGGCGTCCGGCGAGTCCCACGGCAGCCGGGAGTCGAGGATGAGGACGCGGCGGGACTTCTGGTCGGTGACGGCGACGGGCGGGGTGGGCCTGCTGCCGGCCGCGTGCGCGGCGGCGGCGGGGAGCGTGGCCGCCGCGCCCGCGCCGAGCGCGGTGAGCAGGGCCGTACGACGTGTGGGTCTGCCGGTCATGGGCACTCCTGATCGGTTTGCTCTGATCAACATCATCCGCACAGTGCCACGCGAAACGACGGGAAGTAAGCCCTTGCGGTGGCCGGTTGGTGAATTCTGCGCATCTGTCCCACCCGGTGACCGTTGTCAGTGGCCGCCCGTACGATGGCGCACGTGACCAGAGAAACGGTGGCGGACCCCGCCGCAGAAGAGCCGGTGGAGAAGCGCCTGGAGTCCCACCGCATCGAGCTGACCGGGTACTGCTATCGCATGCTCGGCTCCGCCTTCGAGGCCGAGGACGCGGTCCAGGAGACGATGGTGCGCGCCTGGAAGGGCTTCGAGCGCTTCGAGGGCCGCGCGTCGATGCGCTCGTGGTTGTACCGCATCGCCACCAATGTCTGTTTCGACATGCACGGCAGTCCCCAGCGCCGCGCCCGCCCGATGGACCTGTCGTCCCCCGGCGCCGCCACCACGCCCCCGGAGGCCGCCCTCGGCGCGGCCCTTCCGGAGACCACGTGGCTGGAGCCGATGCCGGACACGAAGGTGCTCCCCGCGGGGGGCGACCCCGCCGAGGTCGCGGCCCAGCGCGACTCCGTGCGCCTCGCCTTCGTCGCCGCGCTCCAGCACCTGCCGCCCCGCCAGCGCGTGGTGCTGATCCTGCGGGACGTGTTCGCCTGGAAGGCGAGCGAGGTCGCGGAGCTGCTGGAGACCTCCGTGGCGTCGGTGAACAGCGCGCTGCAGCGCGCCCGCGCCACGCTGGCCGCCGAGGCCCCCGCCGACAGCGAGCCCGCCAAGCCGCTGGACGCGGACCAGCAGCGCTTCCTCGAGCGGTACGTGGACGCCTTCGAGCGGTACGACCTGGATGCGCTCACGGCGCTCATGCGCGAGGACGTCATCCTCTCCATGCCCCCGCTCCCGCTCTGGCTGCAGGGCCCGGAGGACATCCGCACCTGGTTCCTCGGCACCGGCTCGGTCTGCCGCGGCTCCCGCCTCATCCCCTGCTCGGCGAACGGCATGCCGGCCTTCGCGCAGTACCACCCGGATCCCGAGAGCGGCGGTCACCGCGGCTGGGCGATCCAGGTCCTGGAGATCGAGGACGGCAAGGTCACCCATTTGAACAGCTTCCTGGGCGTGGAGCGGCTCTTCCCGCTCTTCGGCCTGCCGCTGGTACTGAAGGACTGAGCGCGGCCGGACCTGCGAGGCCCGGCAGGGGGGTCTTCCCCACCGCCGGCCGGCCACCGCGCCCGGCTCCCGCCGCGGCCCGGTTCGCCACGGCCGGTGTGCTCCGGCGCGTCCCCCGCGGAAGCCGCGCGCCCCGGCCCGATGCGCCGCAGACCTGTGCAGTGCGGCACGTCCGCCACGGCCTGATCCGCCCCGGCTCATCCGTTGCGGCCCGTTCCGCCACGGCGCGCCGCGTCGGCCCCCGTCCGCTATGGCCCGTCCGGCGAGGACTCCGCGCGGGTCTGCAGCAGCGTGCGCTCCTGCGCGTTGCGTGTCAGCTCCGCCGCCCGCGCGAACTCCTCCCGCGCCTCCTCCACCCGCCCCAGCCGCCGCAGCAGGTCGCCGCGCACGCTCGGCAGCAGGTGGTAGTCCTTCAGCGCCGGCTCGTCCGCGAGCCCGTCGACGATCCGCAGCGCGTCCTCCGGCCCGTACGCCATGGACACCGCCACCGCCCGGTTCAGCTCCACCACCGGCGACGGCGCCACCCGCGCCAGCGCCTCGTACAGCCGGACGACCTGCCCCCAGTCCGTGGACTCCGCCCGCGGCGCCCGCGCGTGGCAGGCGGCGATCGCCGCCTGGAGCGCGTACGGGCCGGGTCCCGGCGCCCCCGCCGCGACCAGCGACTGCGCCCGCGCCAGCGCCGCGAACCCGCGCCGGATCAGCAGGTGGTCCCACCGCCCGCGGTTCTGCTCCAGCAGCAGCACCGGCTCGCCGTCGGGCCCGGTGCGCGCCGCCGCGCGCGACGCCTGGATCTCCAGCAGCGCCGCGAGACCGTGCACCTCGGGGTCCTTCGGCATCAGCCCCGCCAGCACGCGCGCCAGCCGCAGCGCGTCCTCGCAGAGCCCCGGGCGCATCCAGTCGTCGCCCGCGGTCGCCGAGTAGCCCTCGTTGAAGATCAGGTAGATGACCTCCAGCACCGACTCCAGCCGCTCCGCCCGCTCCGGCCCCTGCGGCTGCTCGAACGGCACCTCCGCCTTCGCCAGCGTCCGCTTCGCCCGTACGATGCGCTGCGCCACCGTCGGCTCCGTGACCAGGAACGCCCGCGCGATCTCCTCCGTCGTGAGCCCGCCCAGCAGCCGCAGCGTGAGCGCCACCCGCGCGGGCGTGGAGAGCACCGGGTGGCAGGCCGTGAAGACCAGCCGCAGCAGGTCGTCCCCGATGTCGTCGTCGAGGACCGCGGCGAGCTGCGCCTCGCCCTCCGGGCGGCGGCTCTCCAGGTCGTGGCCGATCTCCGCCAGCTTGCGCGCGTAGCGCTCCTTGCGGCGTACGAGGTCGATGGCCCGCCGCCTGGCCGTGGCCATGAGCCACGCGCCGGGGTTGTCGGGCACGCCCGACTCGGGCCACTGCTCCAGCGCCGCGACCAGCGCGTCCTGCGCCAGTTCCTCCGCGACGCCGATGTCGCGCACGATACGGGCCACGCCCGCGATGATCCGCGCGGACTCGATCCGCCAGACCGCCGCCACGGCGCGGTCGGCGGCCCCCCGCGCGGCGGCGGGCGGGCCTGGTGTGTCCTCCCGCCGGGCGCGGGCGTCCTGCGAAGCCGTCACAGCCCCACATCAGAACAGCCCGCCCCGGCCGAAGGCAACTCACAACGGCCCTGACCTGGGCCGTCATGTGCGGCTACGGCTCCATGATCTCCCGCAGCTCAACGGTGATGGTCCACTCCTCGCCGTGCGCCTTCAGGAACCGGTTGGCCCACTCCATCGCCTCTTCCTTCGACTTGACCTGGGCGATGAGATAGCCGCCGACGAGTTCCTTGGACTCGGTGAAAGGACCGTCGACCACGGAGATCTTCCCGTGGTCGGAGACGACCCGTACGGCCTCCTCGTTGGGCTTCAGCCCGGCGGTGTCGAGCAGCACGCCGGACTTGGTCATCTCCTCCAGCAGCTTGCCCATCTCGTCCATGACCTCCTGGCTGGGCATCCCGTCGGCGGGGCTGTTCTCCAGGTCGGGCTCGATCAGCATCATGTAGCGCATCGCGCGTCTCCTCGTTCTCGTCACGGGCGGCCCGGTGCCGTCCTTCTGCCCATGCGTCGAACGGCACCCTGCCGGATCGACACCCCGCCGGAAGTTTTTTCCACGCCCTCAGCGCGCCACGAACTCGACCCGGAACATCCGGGGCCAGTACTTGCCGGTGAGCAGGAACTCGTCGCCGCCGGGGACCGCGGCGATCCCGTTGAGCTCGCGCGCCCCGGCCCGCAGCTCGGCGGGCCCGAGCAGCCCCGCGGCGTCGATGTCGGCGGTGACGGCGCCGGTGTCCGGGTCGATACGGACCAGGGTGTCGGTCTGGTAGACGTTCGCGTAGACGCTGCCGTCAGGGGTGCACTCCAGCTCGTTGAGCTGGTCGACGGGGGCGCCGGCGCGGGTGACGTCCACGTGTCCCGTGGGCTCGAACGTCTCCGGGTCGCGGAACGTGAGCCGGGCGCTGCCGTCGCTCATGACGAGCCGGCCGCCGGTGCCGCCGTCCGTACGGTCCAGGCACAGGCCCCAGCCCTCGCCCTCGTAGCGCACGCGGCGCAGCTCCTTGAGGGTGTCGGCCTCGCGCTCGAAGGCGATGCCGTTCTGCCAGGTGAGCTGCCAGAGCCGGGGGCCGACGAGGGTCAGGCCCTCCCCGAAGAACGGGGCGGGCAGATCGCGGCGGACAGTGGGGGCGCCGCCGACGGGGCCGCGGCGTACGGAGGAGCTGCCCTCCAGTCCCGTGCTCTCGTAGAGGACGTCCCCGCGCAGCTCCAGGCCCTGCGTGAACGCCTCGGCGTCATGCGGCAGGCGCTCCAGCACCCGTACCCGCAGCTCCTGTACGTCCCCGTCCGTGGGTGCCGGGCTCCGGCCGTTCCCTCCTCCGCCGGCTACGCTCTCACTGGCGGGGGTACCCCCTCCCCCACCGGCTACGCCCTCACTGGCGGGGGTACCCCCATTGGCCGCCGCCTCGGGGTCCCCGGTCGAGCACGCGGCCAGCGCCACGGCGAGGAGGGCGGAGGCGGTCACGGCGAAGCGGCGCATGCGGCCACCATGGCACAGCCGCCGCACACCACGGGGGCGGGGCGGCTTCGCCATGTCGTCGGCGGAGCGGCGGCAGAGGGGGTCGCTGGAGGGGCGGGGGGTGCGGGAGCGAGGGCGGTGGGCGCTACGGGGGCGGGGCGCCCCGGGCACCGCCGTGCCGGTCGCCGTGGTCAGGCGGGGGCCCGGTGCGCCGGGCCCCCGCCTGGGCCCGGTGCGCCGGATAAGCGGGAGCAACCGGCGTGGTGCGGCGCCAGGGCGGCGCCGCCGGACGCGGCGGCACCCGCGAGGATGAGCGCCGCCACCGCGGGAGACGGGCCCGCGGAGGCGGCGTTCTCCGGCGCCGGGACCCGGGGTGCGGGGGTCTCGGGCGCCGGGGCGTGGGGGGGCGTGGCCTCGGAGGTACGGGGCTCGCCGCCCCGCGTCGCGGCGTGCGCGGCACCGGGGTGACCCGTACCGGCACGGCCGGGCCCGGCGTGCGCCGCGTCCGCTTGGCCACGGCCGGATTCAGGCACACCTGCCCTGGACACATCCGTCCCGGGCCGGTCGGACCCGCCCGCCTCCGGCCCGGCCTCGGCGGCCGGGGCGGTCTCGTAGAGCGCCGCCGCCGCTGCGGCGCCCGCGTGGTACGCGGGGGTGGGCGCGGGTACGGAGCCGGGAGCGGGCCCGGACCCGGCCGGCTCGGGCGGTGCGACCGGTTCGGGCGGCGCGGCGGGAGCCGGCACCCTGCCGGTGACCGGCGCCGCGGCCTCGTCCGCCGGCTCCGTGGCGGGCGCGCCGGCCGGCTCCGCCGGCGGCGTACGGTGCGCCTGGACCGTCAGCTCTATGAGCCCCGCCGCCGCGACCGCGCCGGCCCCGATGGCGAGCAGGGCGCCCAGCGCCCCGTACCGCACCGTCTCGCCCAGCGCCGTGACGCCGACCGCCGCCGCTACCACGGGATTGACCACCGTCAGCGTCGCCAGCGGCGCCGACAGCCCCGCGCCGCGGTACGCCGCCTGCGACAGCAGCAGCCCGGCCGGGGCGAGGATCCCGATCATGCCGATGGCCAGCGGGTCGGTGAAGTCCGCGGTGACGTCCTTGGTGAACACCGACGCCATGCCGAACGCCGCGCCCGAGGCCACCGCCAGCGTCACGCTGCGGGCCGCCACGTGCCGGATCCGCGCGCCCGCCAGCGTCAGCACGGCCAGCACCGCCACCGTCGCCGCGGCCAGCGCCAGCGCCGTCGTCCCGCCCAGCTCCCGCGACTCCACGGGGTCGACCAGCATCAGGAGCACCACGAGCCCCACGGTCGACAGCAGCGCGCCGCGCCAGGCGGCCCGCCCCGCGCGGC
The Streptomyces sp. CNQ-509 DNA segment above includes these coding regions:
- a CDS encoding DUF6528 family protein; translated protein: MTGRPTRRTALLTALGAGAAATLPAAAAHAAGSRPTPPVAVTDQKSRRVLILDSRLPWDSPDAVRWAFSPEGDERYADLVPQASWTYVDEAKARRHKGRTYLLTSASFGFAAVVEVPTGRRYWAGALAGGTDSVNPHSVELLPDGNVAVAGSTGDTIRLYAASQGPATATYFEYRFDDAHGLQWDTRNGLLWAIGYDELIALRVGGTPAAPTLTRVDSAALPHPDGVRAGGHDLSLVASRPGRLWLTTNYGVYQYDIARREFSQDFAGAAQISRRSVKAVSDVPGSGRVATTVPEPGLGKTWWTTTVSAHNPEGAFKLPDSGIYKARWWLPEPR
- a CDS encoding RNA polymerase sigma factor, coding for MTASQDARARREDTPGPPAAARGAADRAVAAVWRIESARIIAGVARIVRDIGVAEELAQDALVAALEQWPESGVPDNPGAWLMATARRRAIDLVRRKERYARKLAEIGHDLESRRPEGEAQLAAVLDDDIGDDLLRLVFTACHPVLSTPARVALTLRLLGGLTTEEIARAFLVTEPTVAQRIVRAKRTLAKAEVPFEQPQGPERAERLESVLEVIYLIFNEGYSATAGDDWMRPGLCEDALRLARVLAGLMPKDPEVHGLAALLEIQASRAAARTGPDGEPVLLLEQNRGRWDHLLIRRGFAALARAQSLVAAGAPGPGPYALQAAIAACHARAPRAESTDWGQVVRLYEALARVAPSPVVELNRAVAVSMAYGPEDALRIVDGLADEPALKDYHLLPSVRGDLLRRLGRVEEAREEFARAAELTRNAQERTLLQTRAESSPDGP
- a CDS encoding YciI family protein; translated protein: MRYMMLIEPDLENSPADGMPSQEVMDEMGKLLEEMTKSGVLLDTAGLKPNEEAVRVVSDHGKISVVDGPFTESKELVGGYLIAQVKSKEEAMEWANRFLKAHGEEWTITVELREIMEP
- a CDS encoding MerR family transcriptional regulator, with amino-acid sequence MGREYRTEELAERAGITVRTLRFYRERKLLQPPRREGRIAWYGEGHLSRLRTIAALLDRGHTLGGIAELISAFESGRDVRGAAELLGLEETLTKPWSEETPVRITPEELADRFAGEVSPENLATSIDMGYVAVEGEEFIHVSRRLLDASSKLVARGVPLAAVLAAAREVRAHADDLAELFTALIRAHVLADVMETPAGELTGEQVERLTDALEQLRPVSMDVLEAEVAMAMDRRVRKEFEEWKRTRAGSTAEEPEG
- a CDS encoding DMT family transporter, whose amino-acid sequence is MSPLMLSVLLSLVSAVAYAGAALVQERVAATTTDADGAGGAFAPLHRGSWWASVVLNASGALLHVVALAYGPLSLVQPLGALTIVFALPMAAIFFSRRAGRAAWRGALLSTVGLVVLLMLVDPVESRELGGTTALALAAATVAVLAVLTLAGARIRHVAARSVTLAVASGAAFGMASVFTKDVTADFTDPLAIGMIGILAPAGLLLSQAAYRGAGLSAPLATLTVVNPVVAAAVGVTALGETVRYGALGALLAIGAGAVAAAGLIELTVQAHRTPPAEPAGAPATEPADEAAAPVTGRVPAPAAPPEPVAPPEPAGSGPAPGSVPAPTPAYHAGAAAAAALYETAPAAEAGPEAGGSDRPGTDVSRAGVPESGRGQADAAHAGPGRAGTGHPGAAHAATRGGEPRTSEATPPHAPAPETPAPRVPAPENAASAGPSPAVAALILAGAAASGGAALAPHHAGCSRLSGAPGPGGGPAHRAPA
- a CDS encoding NAD(P)/FAD-dependent oxidoreductase codes for the protein MTREHVRVAVIGSGFGGLGAAVRLRREGITDFVVLERASTLGGTWRDNSYPGCACDVPSHLYSFSFAPNAEWPRTFSGQRHIRDYLEQVADVFGIRQHIRFDHEVRAIRWDDDELRWEIDTARGELAADVVVSATGPLSDPKVPDIPGLDTFPGKVFHSARWDHDVPLGGKRVAVVGTGASAIQIVPSIQPEVSRLTVFQRTPPWVLPRVDRAISGPERWLHARVPATAKLRRGILWGIRELQVGAFTKHPHELGFVEGLAKRNLGRAIKDPELRRKLTPGYRIGCKRILLSNDYYPALAQPNVDVVASGLKEVRGSTLVAADGTGTEADAIIFGTGFHVTDMPIADRIKGRDGTTLAEAWSGGMEALRGASAAGFPNLLTIIGPNTGLGNSSMILIIEAQLTYMADFVRQLGRLGKPGGRVALDARPSAVKQWNARVQERMKRTVWNTGGCDSWYLDANGRNTTVWPGTTTEFRRVTRRVHPEEYEVLRTGGGVPGARQSGAARHGEEAVR
- a CDS encoding sigma-70 family RNA polymerase sigma factor, whose protein sequence is MTRETVADPAAEEPVEKRLESHRIELTGYCYRMLGSAFEAEDAVQETMVRAWKGFERFEGRASMRSWLYRIATNVCFDMHGSPQRRARPMDLSSPGAATTPPEAALGAALPETTWLEPMPDTKVLPAGGDPAEVAAQRDSVRLAFVAALQHLPPRQRVVLILRDVFAWKASEVAELLETSVASVNSALQRARATLAAEAPADSEPAKPLDADQQRFLERYVDAFERYDLDALTALMREDVILSMPPLPLWLQGPEDIRTWFLGTGSVCRGSRLIPCSANGMPAFAQYHPDPESGGHRGWAIQVLEIEDGKVTHLNSFLGVERLFPLFGLPLVLKD
- a CDS encoding glutaminyl-peptide cyclotransferase; the protein is MRRFAVTASALLAVALAACSTGDPEAAANGGTPASEGVAGGGGGTPASESVAGGGGNGRSPAPTDGDVQELRVRVLERLPHDAEAFTQGLELRGDVLYESTGLEGSSSVRRGPVGGAPTVRRDLPAPFFGEGLTLVGPRLWQLTWQNGIAFEREADTLKELRRVRYEGEGWGLCLDRTDGGTGGRLVMSDGSARLTFRDPETFEPTGHVDVTRAGAPVDQLNELECTPDGSVYANVYQTDTLVRIDPDTGAVTADIDAAGLLGPAELRAGARELNGIAAVPGGDEFLLTGKYWPRMFRVEFVAR